The following is a genomic window from Thunnus maccoyii chromosome 13, fThuMac1.1, whole genome shotgun sequence.
tttctctTCAAAATAAAGTTCAACTAAGCCGGCGGTTTGTTTACAAcatggggcggctgtggctcaggaggtagagcaggtcatccaccaatcagaagatcagcggtttgattcccggctcctccggTTCACGTCAAAGGGCATGTGGGCAAGATACTGGACCCCGAACTGCTAGTGTGCGTAAATGATTAGATCTTCTTGGTGAGCAGTTTGTCACCTCGCATGGCAGTTCCTTCCATCAGCGTATGAATATGTGAATGTAGCTTGTAAGTGTAAAAAACACCCTGAGGCGCTATATtagtgcagtccatttaccatttaaccCGTCTCTTTGCTCATGATACCTGACCAATCAAATGCAATGTCTCTGCGTTCCCAGAACTCAGCAAATAACTTGTGAGTACAAAGTTATAATTACTGACAAGAATGGTGGCCAATACTTGGAAAAACAAGTCATCCTTTAAGACCCGACACTGCAGGACAAAAAAATGCCACTTAAATATAATTAAGTAATTGTAGTAAcataaacattatacctacGTTTTACTGACTAGAAGATTTTTATTGGCCTTTTACTTTTgttcaaacagtaaaaacaagaagGATGGGCATGAGTGGGTTTGACACATCAATGCACTGTGACGGTAAATAAATTCACTGTGAGAGCCGCAGACTGTGTACTTCAATGTTTGCTTTCCAGTATAGCGCTGTCTAACAATCGCATTATATAAATCAGGGGACTAGAGAAGTGAGTTGGGAGATCAGGCTGAAATAGATAATAATGAGAATATTTCTTTATATCAATGTGCCACAATATGGAAAATGTGTGCAAAAATCTCATAGTAATTCCACTCTTCAATAATAAattctttcactttttaattGCATAAGATCGTGATGATACAGCATGTGATCACATCATCACAGTATGTTTACacagaaagacaataaaacctCAATTACCCAGATCAAACTGGGAGCTTTGAAAACCTAAATGAAGCACAAAGCCACATCTTTGCACAGTAAACTGCTTAGTCGTGCAATAGTATTTTGCACTCTCTCTTATCTGATGCTGCCTCACTTCTTACAACCTCTATATCCGTCTGctgctcctgtctctctctctgtctctgtctgtctacttTCATCTCTTCTGTTTAGCTCAGTTATGATTGTGCAAAAGATAAACAAGAGTGACAGTCAGGCATGAATACACAGAACTAAGCCCTTTTCCATTAAACACGTACACAcgtacacgtacacacatacacacctcttAAGATCTAATGCCAAACATAAGGCTGCCTCACAGGGACGTACAGTACACCGGCTCCTCAGGTGTTTCCACAAAGTCTTTGGCAAAATGACTAACAGATTAACTTCACTCTGACCTCATTCACCACAAATTATCCTAATTAGATAATACATGAGGGATACAATTGTACTCTAATTTTGGAGGTTAAATCTTCAattttctcacacatacaaTGTAGGCAAGTCAAAGCTAAAATTAATGCCAAAATAGCTTTCTATATGAGACTAAAGGTTTAGTGGGACTAAGGTTAATCCCATTTCACAACAGATTATGGAATAATGTGTTTATAGCAGTTCAAAGGTAAAATGCCATCGGCATGATAATGTTTCGATCAAAATGCTAATGAAAAAGAGTGAGAGTGACTATTTTTCTGATGTTGAACTGTTGataatgaacacattttctggactattattttaatgtctttttttaaaacacctACAGACACTGTCAATACCTTATCCATGAGTTTCCAGCATTTCTCCACCATCTTCTTATCGACCACTGCAGGTTGGTGAGGCTGGAGAGGCTGCTGGTGGGGCTGAAAGGCGTCCTTCATCAAGCCGATGAGACCGGCGCCCCTCCTCGGATTTCCGGCCATTAATTCGGTCGGCGACCGGGGGTTAGCCCCGGGGCAACGGTTGACAACCAGGGATTATTCTTGACACGTTTTCCAACAAAACTACCAGTGTTTTGCGCCTTATCTGCACTTAACACTGGTAATAATGGGTCAAGCAGAATCTGTCCAAGAGCAGAACAAAAAGGCTGTGTACACTGTACGCGACGTAGCTAGCTAACAAGCTACATTTGAAAAAGCTTCTCTCCGTTTTAATTCCGTCGCTAAATAAAAGCTCAGGACATAGTCGTTGTGTTGCTGTGTCTGCTGTCAGACAGCTAGCTATCTCTTCCTGGCGACGGGAAGTTAAAGCGCCCTTTGAAATCGACCCGGCTTATAATAAACTCAGGGTGTTAATAagccacacaaacaaacaggttGTGCAGCAGAACAGTCAACGACAAGTCAGCAGCTGGAGTAAACACGGATATCCGGCTGTGACCTTCAAAGTAAAGGCTTGTTAAATCAACATGCAAACAGTCAGctgtggaagaagtattcagatcctttactgcgGTAAAACTACTAATACAGCTATGTAAATATATtccattataagtaaaagtcctgcatgaaaaaccctcctacagtaaaaagtatttaagtattatgagcttgatgtagttaaaatattgcagtaaactgactgacatgttgtaagatatataaaaaaaaataccctgcttggaataataatatgAGTCTgatgtggttgttccacacaaaaaaagtccacttaccacattaaaatccttaaaattagatctcctccttctctctcattgaaaGATTCAGGATCTACAAGTACGCAAATATTCaattcaaaagtttaactgctggatgtcTCCCACCTCaatgaaaagtccattctcagtgccACAGCTTTGTAAGTTGCATAAAAGACCAAAATTAGCTCCCACCCTAGTTATGATGTCGTAAACATTGCTCGTACGCCCACCCTTTAGATTTAAGGTGAacgcagagaaactttcctccctcagcagatgaatgtgaaaacagccctctagtgtcaaactctgcacattcatcattctgtCAAACATCCCGaaatgaaagaataataatcacaacattgagtggggggtgggggggtggggggttaaTTGGCGACTTTTAATTTGTAGGTGTGAATGGAAGCAACGGCAGTCTGGGAGATAGAGAAATACATTCAAATTTCTAAAACTCCATAATGTGTATTGAAAAGCAGCCAGTTGTAAAGCCATACACGATTAGCAGTAAATGAGCTAAATCGTTGAACAAAGATTTATGCTCCTTTAAAGCAGCGTATAAcatgagctgcagcagcaccacAGCGGGATGACCTTCACATCAACATCCACTTCttctcctcccttctcctcttcagGCCTTCATATCACAGCCGAACGAGGCACCAAAGGCCGAACATGAGCACGCCGGTGAATGTCAAGTTCAAGGTCACAACTGCAGTAAAtctaaaatcacatttaaagacAAGTTTATTTAAACCAAACTAGTTTAGCTTTACATAAGTAAATCAATTAAACCTGCTATACAGGATTGTTTTGGGAGACAGAACTTCTTTTGATTCATGGCTTtgagagtttttattttaagtcaattcatatatttttatattaccaATAATAAATCATATGACAACTGCATATTCAGGTCGCACACAGTACTCTTCAGTACTACTAAAACGGTTCATTCAAGTCTCAGGAAAAACTAGTCCCTTGAATTCCCTTAGACAGAATGAGAGTTACAATATTAGTTGACTTTAGACCAAGAACGTCACACAGGCACAGGACCAAAACCCACTTCAGGAACCACATCTTATGAAGTTCACAATTTATGACAGAATATATAATGAGTCACAAGGGTTGTCCCTTTTTAAAAGGCCACTCCATATGCTGCCAACAAGTGTggcttctttcttcttctactggtAATTTGCAGTTTCCCATATCCCAAAGTCCACTGGTCAACTGTAATTTCGGAGTGGGCAGGAAGTGGTGATGACAGTGCTGTGAGTCCTCCGAGACTGTCTCATGTGGGGAGAAGGCATAGGTTTAGCCTCCTGGCCTTCAGTCGTCTGACGGGAACTTCTTTGTTCCATTTAAGGAGGTCTGAAATAAGACACAGCTCAAGACACATCCAAGTAGTCTCGACTCTGGTGGTACAGCTTTAAGATTAGGCTATATCGGAGCTCCTTGGAAGCTCAAAGTGGTGTTCAACAGCTGAGCTCCCAGCTCTGCCTGCTGCCCTCCAGGTAGGAACTCTGCAGACAGCTCTCTGTAGGTGCTGCAAACTCTACGCTCATGAACATCCATCCTATGAATGCCGTGTTTCCATCTATGCCGCGCCTCGCCATATAACACTACTAAACATCTGCGGGGAAGATGCACAGCTACGTGGACTTCCTCCGCTAGTCCGACCTCTGGAAGGCCTTCTTCGAGGGACATAGTGAGTGTAGTATCTGATAACATGTTGACGGTGACCAGGCGTTCCCCCCACAGCCAGGAGTCGTCTAGGTGAGGGTCGATGGCAGAGCCTCGTTCAGGATGGTAATCCAGATTGCATTGCTCCACCGGTTGGAAGTCTGCTAGACTTGGCTCTTGCTGCATCCGGAGAACTACTTTATGGCTCAAAGCAGGGAGTCCGCTGAAGCTGCCAACACGCACTTTCCTTTTCTTGAAGTTCACTTTTGGGCCAAAGTCCTGCAACAAAACGAGAAGAGACTTTTGTTCATTTCATACATAATGATCTACATAATCTATCTATTATACAGCtttattattacatgttttgGTGTTGCACATATatggaatataataataataatttggatTTATATGTTAGAGTTAGACATGCATGTTGTTTTCATCAGGCCATGTGTTTCACATTACCTGTTTCCTTCGACCAGACTGGGATTGATTCCACACATCCTGGTCCATGGTGCTtatcagctcctcctcctcctcttctgatATGAAGTTCTCCCAAACGAAGACACCGGGAAAGGAGAAAGATGCCGGCTCTGCGTCTTTGCGAATGGCAAGCTTCGTCTCAGGATTGTAGAGAAAATGATGCACAGTCTgtgataaacaaaaacaaataataatgttaaGTCTGCACTACATTGAAAAGGCATAGCGGTCCCTATGTTGTCACTTCTGATGACAAGCCACAATCTGACAGTGTAGAATTCAATCTCTTTCTCAGACAGCTGGGCGGAGGAAACAGACTGAATCATCACATATCTGATCCAGATTTGGGTCACACTCCTTCTGTCCCTTCTCTAAGAAGTATGACTCAAAACTTTCAGCAGCACTTTCTATTGTAATTATGAACACTGTGGGGTCAATAACTTAAAGTAATAGGCTGACTTTATTCTACACTTTTATTGCTAAAGTCTGCACCCAACAATGCGTTAGTCTGTCTCTTGGGGAGTAACCGTGTCTGCGGCTAATTTTCAGCtacagattaatacacattcgGCGCTCTAGTCAGTTTTTATAGCAACAGGAAAGTGAATGTGGGATCCTttcaaaataaaccacagtgGTCGTGATCATGGTGATAGTGGAAAATATAATCTAGTACAACTGAGTGACtcgttgatgtgtttttagttgtttttgtactgcaatggagctctacagcacagtGATAAGCTATCAAACAATACTTGTTATTCAGATCCATTTGT
Proteins encoded in this region:
- the alkbh4 gene encoding alpha-ketoglutarate-dependent dioxygenase alkB homolog 4; this translates as MMAPSSADGIAPCACKGIRRCLLCEKWKEIKHLEANVPKTVHHFLYNPETKLAIRKDAEPASFSFPGVFVWENFISEEEEEELISTMDQDVWNQSQSGRRKQDFGPKVNFKKRKVRVGSFSGLPALSHKVVLRMQQEPSLADFQPVEQCNLDYHPERGSAIDPHLDDSWLWGERLVTVNMLSDTTLTMSLEEGLPEVGLAEEVHVAVHLPRRCLVVLYGEARHRWKHGIHRMDVHERRVCSTYRELSAEFLPGGQQAELGAQLLNTTLSFQGAPI